The following are encoded in a window of Solibacillus sp. FSL R7-0668 genomic DNA:
- the rsmB gene encoding 16S rRNA (cytosine(967)-C(5))-methyltransferase RsmB: MSKKKQVIWDGNVRDAALTILLTVDKSQAYSNLLLHQTIEKYKIDAKDRGLLTELTYGTLQHKYTLDYYLEPFIRGKVDIWVRWLLRMSLYQMHYLTRIPAHAAVNEAVEIAKRRGHKGIASMVNGILRSILREGVRSTDLIEDANERLAIETSHPQWLVNRWVESYGYEHTREMLLENNIAPLQTVRVNTTKATVEQVLTTLEREGIKARRSEFMPQCLYIESGQAARTGAFRNGLITIQDESSMLPATVLNPQPGMKVLDMCAAPGGKTTHLAEIMNNEGSILATDLHPKKLDLIEENVTRLGLDIVETAPLDGRKAAAFLQKEGYDAILVDAPCSGLGVMRRKPDIKYTKREEDLASLQTIQLAILENAVQLLKDGGRLVYSTCTVDRHENEGTVQAFLQAHPDMQAMPLENLPAQLNAKQQDGMLQVFPQDIGSDGFFVAAFVKKGASN, encoded by the coding sequence ATGAGTAAGAAAAAACAAGTCATTTGGGATGGAAATGTGCGTGACGCGGCACTAACAATATTATTAACGGTCGACAAAAGCCAAGCGTACAGCAATTTACTCTTACACCAAACGATTGAAAAATATAAAATTGACGCCAAAGACCGTGGCCTCTTAACCGAATTAACATATGGTACATTGCAGCATAAATACACGCTCGATTATTATTTAGAGCCGTTTATTCGAGGGAAAGTCGATATTTGGGTGCGCTGGCTACTACGCATGTCGCTTTACCAAATGCATTATTTAACACGTATACCAGCACATGCCGCCGTAAATGAGGCAGTAGAAATTGCAAAACGTCGTGGTCATAAAGGCATTGCGTCAATGGTCAATGGGATTTTACGTTCAATTTTACGTGAAGGTGTGCGTTCGACGGATTTAATTGAGGATGCGAATGAGCGCTTAGCAATTGAAACAAGTCATCCACAGTGGCTCGTCAATCGTTGGGTAGAAAGCTATGGCTATGAGCATACGCGCGAAATGCTACTAGAAAACAATATCGCGCCCTTACAAACCGTGCGCGTAAATACAACAAAAGCGACGGTAGAGCAGGTATTAACGACATTAGAGCGAGAAGGTATTAAAGCGCGTCGTAGTGAATTTATGCCACAGTGCTTATATATTGAAAGTGGTCAAGCAGCTCGTACAGGTGCATTCCGTAATGGGTTAATTACCATTCAAGATGAAAGCTCGATGTTACCCGCTACGGTGCTAAATCCACAGCCTGGGATGAAAGTGCTAGATATGTGTGCAGCACCAGGTGGAAAAACTACGCACTTAGCGGAAATCATGAACAACGAAGGCTCGATTTTAGCGACCGATTTACATCCGAAAAAACTCGATTTAATCGAAGAAAATGTGACGCGTTTAGGGTTAGATATTGTAGAAACAGCACCACTTGATGGCCGAAAAGCTGCGGCCTTTTTACAAAAGGAAGGCTATGATGCGATTTTAGTCGATGCACCGTGCTCAGGCTTAGGGGTGATGCGTCGTAAGCCAGATATTAAATATACGAAGCGCGAAGAGGATTTAGCGAGCTTACAAACAATCCAATTAGCTATTTTAGAAAATGCCGTTCAGCTATTAAAAGACGGTGGACGATTAGTGTACTCGACATGTACAGTTGATCGTCATGAAAACGAAGGTACGGTACAAGCCTTCTTACAAGCACATCCTGATATGCAGGCTATGCCTTTAGAAAATTTACCAGCACAACTCAATGCGAAACAACAAGACGGGATGCTACAAGTATTCCCTCAAGATATTGGCAGTGACGGATTTTTCGTTGCAGCATTCGTAAAAAAAGGAGCGTCCAATTAA